Part of the Citrus sinensis cultivar Valencia sweet orange chromosome 2, DVS_A1.0, whole genome shotgun sequence genome, GTAACAGCAGCAGGCAGAGTTTCCAGCGCCAACGAACATGGTGGAGAGTTATTATGAACTGCGGCAGCTTCTGCTCCTTGAACTTTAAAACCACCAAAGCATGTACACAGAAAGAACATGGAACAGATGTCCTGAAAACATCTGTTCTTATTCAACTTTCTCCTGCGGTAACGAATAAGTGGAGTGCTTGAAGCTGAGAACTGATACTCCTCCAGAAACCTATAGTTATAACGCTTAATAAGCTTAAACCTCTTAAGCTTTCTTGAATATTTGTTGTGCAAAATGAGCTTGGCAATAATAGGTTTCCTCATTTTGCTGGCTATGAAAATGGATGTTTTTAGAATATTATTTGAGACCTTCTGCAAAATGGGTAGTCTTTTTTGCTGCATTGTTTTTGCTTTGGTTGAGGAACAGAGAAGTGGGTTTCTACCAATCACTTTTCCTTACTTTCGATCACTTTCTGGCACTAAAATGAGTTGAGAATTGGCTACTGGCTAGGGGGCTATTTTTCAAGACTTGTGGTTGTCGGTGAATTTCAAGATTGGGTCATGGTGGGTAAGAGTGACTAAGGGAAGCATACTTAAAGGTCAGAAAAAGGTCAATGAAAGGTTGATTGGTGGTGGAGAGCCACAAAGCCAAGCTGGAAAAAGGGTGTGGTCGGTTGCCTTTTGTACCAACTACAGAACTGTACATAAATTTTCAAGGAATCAACAATAAGTAGCCGTTAAAGTTTGAACCTCCCCAAGTGGGTTCCCCTTACTTCCCTCTTAAGTTTGAACATTCAACTTGAGCCGATTTGAAATTCTCAAGGGTAACAAACATATGGAACCCTCGGAAGTTGGAAGAATTGTTCTGATATGATATGATATtatatctaatttaatttaatttatatatatatatatatatataggctAAGTCTACGTTACCCCCGTAGCAGTTGTTGGATTGGAGGTGGACAGATCTGAAGGCCATAGAGTAAACAAGTCGGCTAATATGTGGACCAACTAAGCCGGTAAAAAGCACGTGAAGAtctttgaaaaaacaaaataatgagAGAGTGAAAAGCAATTCACTTTTCACAGTCGTCTTTGATGCTCAAAGTGATATATAAGATCAAGATAAGAACCAAGTTGAAGCAGGCTTTCACCAGCCAATtgataaaaacaatatttttccaGTTAAACTTGTTCGGTCTAAATATGCTGTTATTGGTAAATCAATGGTTCTGGAATCTTAGGTCGTGTTTGCCCTCCTTGATCCTCAGGAGTGAAGCACTGATTTGATACTTGTAGAATGTAGATAATCTAGTCATAATCTAAAACTGAAGAAGctattgtatatatatacctttgttaataataataataaataaacagaaaTACTTTTACGGTTTTGccctattaaaataaacttaatgtttcatgaaataattattccaccattatagtttataaaaaaaatatacaagtaTTACCACAATAAACAGAGCAGCTCTCTGTTTCTCGCAAAGTGAAGCATAAATAGAGGCGGTATCTCTAAAATAGGCAATTTCTGCAGCAAATCAAAGAAACCTATTAAACCCACTTCGGTTTCAGAAAAGAAATCGAAGGTTTCACTTGCATAATCGGAACTTTCGCTTTGGTCTGCTCTTAATCGCTCtaaaaaaatctgatttttaatgtaacatggaaaaggaaaagaacttTCATGGGTTTTCTTAATATTATCTGAACTTTGCAAACCGATTTCCGACGTTCTCACTTGCCACTGCCATTACTGTcagaaatcataaaattagtGTAGAATCCCAAAGTCGGCGTAGCACATAGCTTACTTCCAATTCTTTTTCCAGTTTCATTTCCTGCCGCTAGATTACAATCAATCAAATCTAACGGTTGTGGTGAAAAACGACAAAATTAGCGGTACGTAACCCGGCAGTAATGTAGCTGGATCCTCTCTGTGTTACTGTGTATAATGCAGTTCAAACAGTGTaatttttaacacaatttttaaatcactagattaaaaaaaataagggtcAAGATTCAATGACATATAtagttaatttcattaatatatctctctcctctctttcttcttttattctatttttctctcttctcttatatatctcccttctttttaattaatacatgtAAGTTAAGTTCCATTTTAATCAATGTATTACTAAATGTTTGGatcgaaaacaaaaatctcCACTTTGACATTTTCTTCTCCATCATTCAATACTTTCAACTGACCTTGATTTTAACATTGTTCTATTatcatttgtttccaattagaataaaattttagatgatCTAATAAATACCTAGCCCATTAAATGACTAAAATCTCTAAGTAAATGTCTAGGAGACTAGGACAATGGTTGGTCTGATTACTAAGTTGTTAAGTGTTAATGTTTACATTTtactataatatttactttaatgtttattagatttaactattaattttaacttctaaaatatatataaaaaaaaaaattgtcaatagTCAAAGGGGTTTAGTGAGTTGGTGCATGTATTAGTGTTTATACCCATACCCGACTTGTCCAATCAACAGATATAAAATGTTATACCCATACTTGATCCGTCCAATCAACGAGCATAAAATGTTATATTCatacttgatctttttttttataaaacaagaatataaaatataatattccTAATATTGCGACCTTTGTTATCCATGAAattttttgtcatccctaaattgtttccattaaaatttctttcaaagatattctttaaaaactatattattaTGCGATTAATAATGACGTGGTTGCTTAAAGTagaaataattacaaaaagtaTTTTGCCTTTTGTTCGATAACTCGTAGGAAGTTAGTTTGCTGTAATGTACGGATTCATTTTGAGGTAACGAGCTACTTGacatttttgctttctttggGAAGACTGGACTTGTATTCTTTGAGTCATTGTGGGATTTTATTTGAGGATCCTAATCCTCAAGGTAAATGGGGTTATGTAAATAATGTTTACAAGGCAATAGGTTCGTTTGGAATTTCTTTATAATCTCACAAGagcattttttattatctaatagtATAGgggttttatttttgagttatGATATTGTAATCTCAATTTTAACCCGAAACTAAAGCTGagtaaaacaaagaagaaaaaataaaaaataaaaaaataaaaatcgaaGGAAAAGGAGATAAGAGAATGACGCGATTAACAATAGGCTATGACTATATTGGAGCTACTCTACAATGAATCACATCCACACACGCAAAatgataaatagtaaaaaatttattataattttgattgtaTAGTTATGAAATAGTGTTTTACCTTGTAGCGGTTCCAATATAGTCCAATCCTTAACAATAAGTGGTGGGGCCCACAAACATAATTACGGATTAGAACGGCCATGTCATCGAACATAATTAACTCACTAAATATAATCCAAGGGTAGAGATTGTGGAGTGTCTTTCCAATTACGGATTTACAaccttattaaaattatttttaagttaaaagataaataaaatataaattatacattGTATAATAagatatattatattagagtatgtattttttttttatcttttagctTATCTGTAACtttaatatgattagaaattcatgactgaaaatttattttgagattACGTGTGTAAAATTATATCTAAGTTTGTGTCTGTTGAACAATCAATTTGAACAAACctttctatttataatttgtaataaatattgtgACAACTTTTTATAAATCTCATTTAGTATTGAGGTGTTGTAGCTTAAAgtggaaaaaattataactttaaataaaaattaatagtatatagtaaatataatatttgaattataattttgataaaaatagtaaagatattataaatttttcatcataaaattgataaatcaaattaatttagcttttaaactataatgaCCTAAATATTTTAGCACTATaactttaaattataattgtagAGTTTTAATGGGAAAAAGTCCTTCTCACCCTTAACATTTCATGCAATAATCCATTTCATCCATACTTTTTAAACAATAGGCTAAAATATCATTTCGTTAACTCAACGTTAATCAAATGCCGTTTGTTAGTAATTTGTTGAGGGCAAAAAAGGATTTTtcattaaagagaaaattagaaaaaataaataaaagttgacatataactaaaaatgatttttatataatcTCACTAAGcagaaaatattgaaaaatatgaaaacttCTATTTCAAGTAATTGTTTTGCAGTTCTCTCTATTTCGACAGCATGGAAGCCCTAAAAACCATAGATCtaagtacaaaaaataatcacaattttCATGTATAACTATACTCTCTAATTGCATTGTGAGCCGACTTGAGGCGATAGTGTTAAAGATTTGGGGAGACAATAATGGTAAAAAAAGAGTGGTggtaaagttcaaaataaaaattgattgaagATTAAAAAGATATTCAGTACTtgcaagtaaataaaatttggctatattttttagtttttcttccAATGATTTAAAGATGTTGTGTTAATTACAATTTGTTGCTTATAGCGATTATTCAATGACTATATCAAACTATTTCATGgttgatttcatttaaaataaattaatgaattttgtatattttgtagtattatttaattgtgtacaaaatttattttaatataatttgtatcactttaatgaaaaatcatattttacccttagtGAATTATTAGTTAACGACATTAAACTAATGATGAGTTAGCGGAatgatattttgagtttttgtttAAAGAGTAGGGATGAAATAACTTATTGCATGAAATTCTagggataaaaataattttttcccaCTTTTAATTGTTAATGAGTGATTATAGCGGAAAAGCAGCTTAGGGTATAAAGTGTGCACTCATTGGCCATTACAGGTTTTTTTAACCATGGTTAAAGAGAGATGTCATTTGAGTCATTGACAAAGTCAAAATCTCCGAATAGTGATTAGTGCaacagaaatttttttttttatattaatcacGATGTATCCTGGGGAGcgccccaactgtgggaggtacctttaagcccgtaccacaaccaagactagaagtccccgctcgaaccgggaggcacaggttctcccaacaaaggcaACTTCCCTGCGAttcgaactggggagcaaatccagtcaagccacttaaggggacttcattgccagtggagccaacactttgttggtagTGCAACAGAAATATGGTGCAAAAGTTCACAACTTTTTGCCGTGTAAAAAGGCAATTAACgcgttttcattttcatatccatgcagatttttttcttaaaaaatgtttgagaGATCGACTTTGTTTAAGATCATGTTTGATATTAaactgttgtaatttttaaattatagttattgtaaaaaaaatttatatttttaatataatatttatattgtgtataaacataaattttagataataatattgataaatataataaaggtattatatgtttttttatcataaaaatagtGGATTAAATTAACTCAATCTTCAAATCACAGTCGTtagtatttatcaaacactttaacATTATAGCTTTGACTACAGTTGCCTAATGTCAATACCAAAAAGAGCTTAAATGCttaaaattctcaaaaatTTGTTAGAAGCCATGAAAATAAATGTTGAATTATTTCAGtgattaaaattagaataaacaTCTTCAATGAGACACAAACAGCCCTATAAAGGCTGGGATTCTTGCCGATTAAATACTACTTTTACAAAGAATCCGTGTGACAATATAAAAAAGCTTATATGATGAACATGCATACCTGCAGGATGGTTGATGCTCTAGTTAGATTCTTGTTTGGTGGAAGGGTTTCTACAAAATTGAGCATTACAAATACCTTATTAGTTAACAATGATTAGGAATTTTGTAGAGGATTAACATCCTCTCATGGTTTGAACTCCCTTGTAGGACCTTAATGGATCATAATAGGTGGATTAAGATAACTATTAGCTGTCAACTAAGGATGATTTAAGTTAATGTGGTCAGATAATATCCTTATCGAATTGTGTATTTGATTCTTCTCTTATCAgttgaaataaaatagaaaaagaacttgaattttagaattgtatcaaataaaaatgctaaaataattaacttttaaccATTCACCACAATAAATTTGCAActcacaaaataatttttatttatttattaataatatgctTATCCAAGTATACATTCCATTACattcttttatcaattaatactTGACGCATAAAGTACCAAATGAGCTTAAATTTCACTCTATGGCCcatttgagattatttttaaaagctcaaaagtaattcaaaaaagttaaaagttaattttagtaggtaatttaaaaaaaaaaaaatcaccccATCCtacatcaaattttaaaaagtaggGGAGGAGTAGTTtttaaaagtcaaaaattgtctttattcattttagaaattaaatttattaaaattaaagagattattattattaccaaatatattgagataacaaaattaaaaataaattaataaaataaaaattttattttaattattagttattatatgaaaatattaatgcgtaaataaattttattcaatattatatctattttaatcatttgcaTTCTTTCAACAATTTAACAGTAAGATTTATcacttttaaaactcataatgtttttataaataatgtttATTAAGCATTTAACTAATTCTCTTCATAACTGATTATTTATGCAGCACAGTTAACATcaactattttaaaagttacagtatgACCAAATTGGTCCTAgtatactttttttatttaacaatgttgttattagataaaaatgttaaaaaaaaaaaaaaaaaaaaaaaaaataataataataataataataataataataataataataataataataataataataattaaaaccaTAAACATATATGTGATCATTGGAAATGCTTGATAATGTTGGCACCACGATTTTAAAAGCTTAACACAACTTAAATTACCATgtgattataattaaaatatataaaaaaattgtcttgattatcaacattaaaatttaaaactcaatCTTAATtcgagagaaaaaaaaatccataaaaTTTGGCCACAATCCATGAAAGGGTTTTCTTTCTCCATACACATTCTTTATGTGGGGGACtccttttcaaattaattggcCTTTACAAAATGCGTTAACGGCTTGTTGAAGAAACCGCTAATgcattaattttcaactaattaACAATCCACTAAACGAATCTTATTTTACACTAACTATAGAATTTCTCCACAGCACACCAAGACACACATTCTACGACCCTATGCCTTTTTATGTACTCTTTGATTCATGTGATCGTTGAAAATGCTTTTTCACACAATTGCCaaattgctatagcatttCGCATATATtctaacttaattaattgtcgaaatattttaaaattttgtcacAATTTTATGTTGTCAAGGAAATTCTCAAGTTGTATCTTATTCGTTGGTATGTGCTTGTGAGATCGATcttggtttattattttaatttcataataaatatgaacaaaagctatttgaaaataagaataaaatcataaaaactaAGGTATAGGGAATTATTACGTCAAGAGTCAAGAGAAGCCAAGGTCAACTTGCTTTTGGGAAACAGCATACTTATCCCATCTTAGCAATTTCCGCTCCTTCAAGATGACATGGCTTTGTAAAGCTTTGTTATTGGCTAGCGTTTacactgaaaaagaaaaataataaggtGAGGCAAGGCTTACGGAAACCACTGTGGATGCAACTGCTTTCCTCGACTATTTCAAAATTCCAAACGcgttttttttcccctcccctccttattttaatatctgAAGAGGATCCATTTGCAGTCTCATGCCCAAAACTTTagaacataataaaatttactatgATGTGGATTTAGGGAACcatatatcttttattttagaaagATTAAGTTGCAAGTTTACATCCtctaataattgataatttaaaaagagagagagagagagtggtcATAGCCCAATTCCACCGTCAATTTCCGTtaaattttcaacataaataatcagataaattaatatgcttaaaaa contains:
- the LOC102627412 gene encoding uncharacterized protein LOC102627412, with amino-acid sequence MQQKRLPILQKVSNNILKTSIFIASKMRKPIIAKLILHNKYSRKLKRFKLIKRYNYRFLEEYQFSASSTPLIRYRRRKLNKNRCFQDICSMFFLCTCFGGFKVQGAEAAAVHNNSPPCSLALETLPAAVTGEVFEEPLDLVEDEDDSVDQRAEKFIEWFYQEMRLQRQDSI